Proteins encoded within one genomic window of Thermus oshimai DSM 12092:
- a CDS encoding 3-hydroxyacyl-CoA dehydrogenase/enoyl-CoA hydratase family protein yields MIKKVGVVGAGTMGSGIAALVASAGIPVVLLDIPGKEDRNEYAKRGLERALKARPAAFMDKDLARYVEIGNTEDHLDKLKDCDWVVEAIIEKPEPKQALYARLEALLKPTAIVTSNTSGIPMRILLGGRSEGFRRRFLGTHFFNPPRYLHLLELIPTPETDPEVLREIRRFGERILGKGTVLAKDVPGFIANRLGVYGMVQAVRLMEKHGLTIDEVDALTGPLLGRPGSATFRTADLTGLDVLKLVTEELAHATGEDFALPPWVLRLVEEGRLGEKAGAGFYKRVNGEILTLDYHTLEYVPRAKPNLPELGALKDRPLEERLQGALDLPGKYGAFLRELFARTAHYTLLKAEEIAYDLVSVDQALEWGFGWEMGPFKNMDAVGHGRLKALLAEHGLSEPPLLAKAQGAFYKDGTYLGFDGAYHPLPKREGVLSLKALKAEGKVLLESKEAALLDLGDGVALLEFRTKMNAIGEGVIRMLQKSLEFVEEKGYVGLVIGNEDPRAFSAGANLALILSLAQEGDWDELALAVRQFQKASMSLRYSPFPVVVAPFGLTLGGGAEFTLHADAVQAHAELYMGLVEAGVGLLPAGGGTKEMLLRFTQELAPYEEADPFEGVKRAFNLIALARTSESALEARKMGFLRDRDRISMNRDFLLQDAKRRVLELAPDYRPPLPPRIQVLGSEALGNLRYAVWAFREAGEISDHDLRIGLEIAYVLSGGEGPRREVSEWDLLDLEREAFLKLLGTRKTQERIAYTLKTGKPLRN; encoded by the coding sequence ATGATCAAAAAGGTTGGCGTGGTGGGCGCGGGGACCATGGGAAGCGGGATCGCCGCCCTGGTGGCCAGCGCCGGCATCCCCGTGGTCCTTCTGGACATCCCGGGGAAGGAAGACCGGAACGAGTACGCCAAAAGGGGCCTGGAAAGGGCCCTCAAGGCCAGGCCCGCGGCCTTCATGGACAAGGACCTGGCCCGCTACGTGGAGATCGGCAACACCGAGGACCACCTGGACAAGCTCAAGGACTGCGACTGGGTGGTGGAGGCCATCATTGAGAAGCCCGAGCCCAAGCAGGCCCTCTACGCCCGCCTCGAGGCCCTCCTGAAGCCCACGGCCATCGTGACCTCCAACACCAGCGGCATCCCCATGAGGATCCTCCTGGGGGGCCGCTCCGAGGGCTTCCGGCGCCGTTTCCTCGGCACCCACTTCTTCAACCCCCCCCGCTACCTCCACCTCCTGGAGCTCATCCCCACCCCGGAGACCGACCCCGAGGTCCTAAGGGAGATCCGCCGCTTCGGGGAGCGCATCCTGGGGAAGGGCACCGTCTTGGCCAAGGACGTCCCCGGCTTCATCGCCAACCGCCTGGGGGTCTACGGCATGGTCCAGGCGGTGCGCCTCATGGAGAAGCACGGCCTCACCATTGACGAGGTGGACGCCCTCACCGGCCCCCTCCTGGGCCGCCCCGGCTCGGCCACCTTCCGCACCGCGGACCTCACGGGCCTGGACGTGCTCAAGCTGGTCACGGAGGAGCTGGCCCACGCCACCGGGGAGGACTTCGCCCTGCCCCCTTGGGTCCTCCGCCTGGTGGAGGAGGGGCGGCTTGGGGAGAAGGCGGGGGCGGGGTTCTACAAGCGGGTGAACGGGGAGATCCTCACCCTGGACTACCACACCCTGGAGTACGTCCCCCGCGCCAAGCCGAACCTCCCCGAGCTTGGTGCCCTAAAGGACCGGCCCCTAGAGGAGCGCCTCCAAGGGGCCTTGGACCTTCCCGGCAAGTACGGGGCCTTCCTAAGGGAGCTTTTCGCCCGCACCGCCCACTACACCCTCCTGAAGGCCGAGGAGATCGCCTACGACCTGGTTTCCGTGGACCAGGCCCTGGAGTGGGGCTTCGGCTGGGAGATGGGGCCCTTCAAGAACATGGACGCGGTGGGCCACGGGCGGCTTAAGGCCCTCCTTGCGGAGCACGGGCTTTCCGAGCCCCCCCTCCTGGCTAAGGCCCAGGGGGCCTTCTACAAGGACGGGACCTACCTGGGCTTTGACGGGGCCTACCACCCCCTGCCCAAGCGGGAAGGGGTCCTCTCCCTGAAGGCCCTAAAGGCGGAGGGGAAGGTCCTTTTGGAGAGCAAGGAGGCGGCCCTTCTGGACCTGGGGGACGGGGTGGCCCTCCTGGAGTTCCGCACCAAGATGAACGCCATCGGGGAGGGGGTCATCCGCATGCTCCAGAAGAGCCTGGAGTTCGTGGAGGAGAAGGGGTATGTGGGCCTGGTCATCGGCAACGAGGACCCGCGGGCCTTCTCCGCCGGGGCCAACCTGGCCCTCATCCTTTCCCTGGCCCAGGAGGGGGACTGGGACGAGCTCGCCCTAGCGGTGCGCCAGTTCCAGAAGGCCTCCATGTCCCTGCGCTACAGCCCCTTCCCGGTGGTGGTGGCCCCCTTCGGCCTCACCCTGGGGGGCGGGGCGGAGTTCACCCTGCACGCGGACGCCGTCCAGGCCCACGCGGAGCTGTACATGGGCCTGGTGGAGGCGGGGGTGGGGCTTCTGCCCGCGGGGGGCGGGACCAAGGAGATGCTCCTCCGCTTCACCCAGGAGCTTGCCCCCTACGAGGAGGCCGACCCCTTTGAGGGGGTGAAGCGGGCCTTCAACCTCATCGCCCTAGCCCGCACCTCGGAAAGCGCCCTCGAGGCCCGGAAGATGGGCTTCCTGCGCGACCGGGACCGCATCAGCATGAACCGGGACTTCCTCCTCCAAGACGCCAAGCGCCGGGTGCTGGAGCTGGCCCCCGACTACCGCCCGCCCCTCCCGCCCCGGATCCAGGTCCTGGGAAGCGAGGCTTTAGGGAACCTGCGCTACGCGGTCTGGGCCTTCCGGGAGGCGGGGGAGATCTCGGACCACGACCTGCGCATCGGCCTGGAGATCGCCTACGTCCTCTCCGGCGGGGAGGGTCCCAGGCGGGAGGTGTCCGAGTGGGACCTTTTGGACCTGGAGCGGGAGGCCTTCTTGAAGCTCCTGGGCACCCGCAAGACCCAGGAGCGCATCGCCTACACCCTTAAGACGGGCAAGCCCCTTAGGAACTAG
- a CDS encoding thiolase family protein: MQEAVIVSAVRSPVARGKKDGALATLHPVDLSAQVMRAAVERVGLDPKELEDVLWGCAMPEAAQGLNIARLALLRAGFPVEVAGATINRFCSSGLQTVAMAAQAVMTGMAEAVLAGGVEMMSQVPMSGYHTRLHPDLTPTEWSPETYSTYIGMGFTAERVAERFGISREDQDRWALRSHQRAAQAWAEGRFTEVVPIRVPKVRYQGTKKVMEEVLFERDETVRPETSLEALSKLKPAFKKGGTVTAGNASPYSDGAAAVLVMSRAKAEALGLKPLARFVSFAVAGVEPDVMGIGPVKAVPKALARAGLTLDQIGLIEFNEAFAAQVLAVMRALGMPEEKTNVNGGAIALGHPLGATGAKLTAQLIAELSRRGGGYGLVTMCIGGGMGAAGVFEVYPA, translated from the coding sequence ATGCAGGAAGCCGTGATCGTCAGCGCAGTGCGGAGCCCCGTGGCCCGGGGCAAGAAGGACGGGGCCCTGGCCACCCTCCACCCGGTGGACCTCTCGGCCCAGGTGATGCGGGCCGCGGTGGAGCGGGTGGGTTTGGACCCTAAAGAGCTGGAGGACGTCCTCTGGGGGTGCGCCATGCCCGAGGCGGCCCAGGGGCTCAACATCGCCCGGCTGGCCCTCCTCCGCGCGGGCTTCCCCGTGGAGGTGGCGGGGGCCACCATCAACCGCTTCTGCTCCAGCGGCCTCCAGACCGTGGCCATGGCCGCCCAGGCGGTGATGACCGGGATGGCGGAGGCCGTCTTGGCGGGCGGGGTGGAGATGATGAGCCAGGTGCCCATGTCCGGCTACCACACCCGCCTCCACCCCGACCTCACCCCCACGGAGTGGAGCCCGGAGACCTACTCCACCTACATCGGCATGGGCTTCACCGCGGAAAGGGTGGCGGAGCGCTTCGGCATCAGCCGCGAGGACCAGGACCGGTGGGCCCTTAGGAGCCACCAACGGGCGGCCCAGGCCTGGGCGGAGGGGCGTTTTACCGAGGTGGTCCCTATCCGCGTCCCCAAGGTGCGCTACCAGGGGACCAAGAAGGTGATGGAGGAGGTCCTCTTTGAGCGGGACGAGACCGTGCGCCCCGAGACCAGCCTCGAGGCCCTCTCCAAGCTCAAGCCCGCCTTCAAGAAGGGGGGCACGGTGACCGCGGGGAACGCCAGCCCCTACTCCGACGGGGCGGCGGCGGTTTTGGTCATGAGCCGGGCCAAGGCGGAGGCCCTGGGGCTTAAGCCCCTGGCCCGCTTTGTGAGCTTCGCCGTGGCCGGGGTGGAGCCCGACGTGATGGGCATCGGCCCGGTGAAGGCGGTGCCCAAGGCCCTGGCCCGGGCCGGGCTCACCCTGGACCAGATCGGCCTCATTGAGTTCAACGAGGCTTTCGCCGCCCAGGTCCTGGCGGTGATGCGCGCCCTGGGGATGCCCGAGGAGAAGACCAACGTGAACGGCGGGGCCATCGCCCTGGGCCACCCCTTGGGGGCCACGGGGGCCAAGCTCACCGCCCAGCTCATCGCCGAGCTCTCCCGCCGGGGCGGGGGCTACGGCCTGGTGACCATGTGCATCGGCGGCGGCATGGGGGCCGCGGGGGTCTTTGAGGTGTACCCGGCCTAG
- a CDS encoding acyl-CoA dehydrogenase family protein → MTEEKKLWKKGGGWLLEAPEGIYTPEDFDESVKEIARTTRTFVEREVLPLLERMEHGELELNVPLMKKAGELGLLAIDVPEEYGGLDLPKVISTVVAEELSGSGGFSVTYGAHTSIGTLPLVYFGTEEQKRKYLPKLASGEWIAAYCLTEPGSGSDALAAKTRATLSEDGRHYILNGVKQWISNAGFAQLFTVFAKVDGEHFTAFLVERDTPGLSFGPEEKKMGIKASSTRQVILEDVKVPVENVLGEIGKGHKIAFNVLNVGRYKLGAGAVGGSKRALELSAAYAKARQQFGRPIGRFGLIQEKLGEMASRIYAAESAVYRTVGLIDEALLGKKGAEAVMAGIEEYAVEASIIKVLGSEVLDYVVDEGVQIHGGYGYSQEYPIERAYRDARINRIFEGTNEINRLLIPGMLIRRALKGQLPLVQAATRLQKEILEPSFEEPEDREAAYIAGLKKLALMVAGLALQKYGQGVEEEQEVLAAVADILIDAYAAESALLRARRLQGVAQDMAQIYLLQAVDRAQARALSVLPRLVEGDEARVVYSAARRFTKRDYVDLVALRRRVAEAVLEAEGYPIPR, encoded by the coding sequence ATGACCGAGGAGAAGAAGCTTTGGAAGAAAGGCGGCGGCTGGCTTCTGGAGGCTCCCGAGGGGATCTACACCCCGGAGGACTTTGACGAGAGCGTCAAGGAGATCGCCCGCACCACCCGCACCTTCGTGGAGCGGGAGGTCCTCCCCCTTCTGGAGCGCATGGAGCACGGGGAGCTGGAGCTCAACGTCCCCCTCATGAAAAAGGCGGGGGAGCTCGGGCTTCTCGCCATTGACGTCCCCGAGGAGTACGGGGGGCTGGACCTGCCCAAGGTCATCTCCACCGTGGTGGCCGAGGAGCTTTCCGGGAGCGGGGGCTTTTCCGTCACCTACGGGGCCCACACCTCCATCGGCACCCTGCCCCTGGTCTACTTCGGCACGGAGGAGCAGAAGCGGAAGTACCTCCCCAAGCTGGCCAGCGGGGAGTGGATCGCCGCCTACTGCCTCACCGAGCCCGGCTCCGGCTCCGACGCCCTGGCGGCCAAGACCCGGGCCACCTTGAGCGAGGACGGCCGCCACTACATCCTGAACGGGGTCAAGCAGTGGATCTCCAACGCGGGCTTCGCCCAGCTCTTCACCGTCTTCGCCAAGGTGGACGGGGAGCACTTCACCGCCTTCTTGGTGGAGCGGGACACCCCCGGGCTTTCCTTCGGCCCCGAGGAGAAGAAGATGGGCATCAAGGCCTCCTCCACCCGCCAGGTGATCCTGGAGGACGTGAAGGTCCCGGTGGAGAACGTCCTGGGGGAGATCGGCAAGGGGCACAAGATCGCCTTCAACGTCCTCAACGTGGGCCGGTACAAGCTGGGGGCGGGGGCCGTGGGCGGGTCCAAGCGGGCTTTGGAGCTCTCCGCCGCCTACGCCAAGGCCCGGCAGCAGTTCGGGCGGCCCATCGGGCGGTTCGGTCTCATCCAGGAGAAGCTGGGGGAGATGGCCAGCCGCATCTACGCCGCGGAGAGCGCGGTCTACCGCACCGTGGGCCTCATTGACGAGGCCCTTTTGGGGAAGAAGGGCGCGGAAGCGGTAATGGCGGGCATTGAGGAGTACGCGGTGGAGGCCTCCATCATCAAGGTCCTGGGCTCGGAGGTCCTGGACTACGTGGTGGACGAGGGGGTGCAGATCCACGGGGGCTACGGCTACTCCCAGGAGTACCCCATTGAGCGGGCCTACCGCGACGCCCGCATCAACCGCATCTTTGAGGGGACCAACGAGATCAACCGCCTCCTCATCCCGGGCATGCTCATCCGGCGGGCCCTGAAGGGCCAGCTTCCCCTCGTGCAGGCGGCCACGCGCCTGCAGAAGGAGATCCTGGAGCCCAGCTTTGAGGAGCCCGAGGACCGGGAGGCGGCCTACATCGCCGGGCTTAAGAAGCTGGCCCTCATGGTGGCGGGCCTGGCCCTGCAGAAGTACGGCCAGGGGGTGGAGGAGGAGCAGGAGGTCCTGGCGGCGGTGGCGGACATCCTCATCGATGCCTACGCCGCGGAAAGCGCCCTCCTCCGGGCCCGCAGGCTTCAGGGCGTGGCCCAGGACATGGCCCAGATCTACCTCCTCCAGGCCGTGGACCGGGCCCAGGCCCGGGCCCTTTCCGTCCTGCCCCGCCTGGTGGAGGGGGACGAGGCCCGGGTGGTCTACTCCGCCGCCCGCCGCTTCACCAAGCGGGACTACGTGGACCTGGTGGCCCTGAGGCGGCGGGTGGCCGAGGCGGTCCTCGAGGCCGAGGGCTACCCCATCCCCCGCTAA